A stretch of the uncultured Desulfobacter sp. genome encodes the following:
- the rlmD gene encoding 23S rRNA (uracil(1939)-C(5))-methyltransferase RlmD, translated as MPVKKRKTYELDIIDLAFGGKGLAKPDGFPVFVDRCVPGDRVFVKIFKKKKSWAEGRLINIVTPSPLRQEARCEYNRFCGGCKWQQLPYERQLEYKKRHVVESLAHIGRLKDIPVTDVVPSEYIYEYRNKMEFSCSSMRWLMPEELADESVKKGFGIGLHVPGTFDKVIDIHNCHIMPALGNDILETIRGFVAESGLAAYHLRQHEGFWRFVMLRHSVARDQWMVNLVTSEKKPDVIEALSKVLVEKFSQIRCIVNNITDSRSGVSTGKEEVLIHGEDHLIEKLGDYQFKISANSFFQTNTRACEKLYTKVSEYADLDGSQTVLDLYSGTGTIPIWLSGQAKKIYGIEIVHSAVIDARENVHLNGIDNCTFLEGDIKDVFRQVPEKPDVIIIDPPRVGMHKDVVGHVLAHSPEKIVYVSCNPATLARDLEMLASRYAVLEVTPVDMFPHTYHIESVALLVKKTDLAHGQNGVS; from the coding sequence ATGCCCGTTAAAAAAAGAAAAACCTACGAACTTGACATCATTGACCTTGCCTTTGGGGGAAAGGGCCTGGCCAAACCCGATGGATTTCCCGTGTTTGTGGACCGTTGTGTTCCCGGAGACCGGGTTTTTGTAAAGATTTTTAAAAAAAAGAAATCCTGGGCTGAAGGACGGCTGATTAATATTGTTACCCCGTCGCCCCTGCGTCAGGAGGCAAGATGCGAGTACAATCGGTTTTGCGGGGGGTGCAAATGGCAGCAACTGCCTTACGAGCGTCAGCTTGAATACAAAAAACGCCATGTTGTCGAGTCGTTGGCGCACATCGGGCGCTTAAAAGATATACCGGTCACCGATGTTGTGCCCTCGGAGTATATTTATGAATACCGCAATAAAATGGAGTTCTCCTGTTCTTCCATGCGTTGGCTTATGCCCGAAGAACTGGCGGATGAATCCGTTAAAAAGGGCTTTGGCATCGGCTTGCACGTACCCGGTACATTTGACAAGGTGATTGACATTCATAACTGCCATATTATGCCGGCCCTGGGCAATGACATTTTAGAGACCATCCGTGGCTTTGTGGCTGAATCCGGGCTTGCGGCATATCATCTGCGTCAGCACGAAGGATTCTGGCGCTTTGTTATGCTCAGGCATTCCGTGGCCCGGGACCAGTGGATGGTCAACCTTGTGACCAGCGAAAAAAAGCCTGATGTCATTGAAGCTTTAAGCAAGGTGCTTGTTGAAAAATTCAGTCAAATCCGCTGTATCGTTAATAACATTACCGATTCCCGGTCAGGGGTCTCCACGGGCAAGGAAGAGGTTCTGATCCACGGCGAAGATCATCTCATTGAAAAGCTTGGGGATTATCAGTTTAAAATTTCGGCAAACTCTTTTTTCCAAACAAATACCCGGGCCTGCGAAAAATTGTATACCAAAGTTAGTGAATATGCAGATCTTGACGGATCTCAGACTGTTTTGGATCTCTATTCAGGCACCGGTACTATTCCCATTTGGCTTTCCGGCCAGGCAAAAAAAATATACGGGATTGAAATTGTTCATTCTGCTGTGATTGATGCAAGGGAAAATGTACATTTAAACGGCATTGACAACTGCACCTTTTTGGAAGGGGACATCAAGGATGTTTTCAGGCAGGTGCCTGAAAAGCCGGATGTGATTATTATTGATCCGCCCAGGGTGGGTATGCACAAGGATGTAGTGGGGCATGTGCTGGCCCATTCGCCGGAAAAAATCGTTTATGTCTCCTGCAATCCTGCAACCCTTGCCAGGGATCTTGAGATGCTTGCATCGCGTTATGCAGTACTGGAAGTGACTCCTGTGGACATGTTTCCGCATACCTATCATATTGAATCCGTAGCGTTACTTGTGAAGAAAACTGATTTAGCCCATGGACAGAATGGCGTCTCCTAA
- a CDS encoding alpha-D-ribose 1-methylphosphonate 5-phosphate C-P-lyase PhnJ yields MYNFAYLDEQTKKMIRRAVLKAMAIPGFQVPFGGREMPLPYGWGTGGIQLTASLLGKADTLKVIDQGSDDTVNAVSIKDFFKKTASIAITEQTIKASIIQTRHRIPETPLTEGQIMVYQVPIPDPLQFIEPRRPEAAKMHAFAEYGTMYVKLYEDIAKHGRIALSFDYPVLVNHRYIMSPSPNPKFDNPKLHQSPAIHLFGAGREKRIYAVPPYTDVVSLDFDDFPFELEKWQKACAICGARTSFLDEILTDDDGTRMFVCSDTEYCQKRKEGS; encoded by the coding sequence GTGTATAATTTTGCCTATCTGGACGAACAGACAAAAAAAATGATCCGAAGAGCCGTGCTCAAGGCCATGGCCATCCCCGGATTTCAGGTGCCCTTTGGCGGGCGTGAGATGCCGCTGCCCTACGGGTGGGGAACAGGCGGTATCCAGCTTACCGCCTCCCTTCTGGGAAAGGCAGACACCCTTAAAGTGATTGATCAGGGCTCGGACGATACGGTTAATGCCGTGAGCATCAAGGATTTTTTCAAAAAAACCGCCAGCATTGCCATCACTGAGCAGACCATCAAGGCCTCCATAATCCAGACCCGGCACAGGATACCCGAAACGCCGTTGACCGAGGGTCAGATCATGGTCTACCAGGTCCCCATTCCAGATCCCTTGCAGTTCATTGAGCCCCGGCGGCCGGAAGCGGCCAAGATGCATGCATTTGCGGAATACGGTACCATGTATGTCAAACTCTACGAGGATATTGCCAAGCACGGCCGCATTGCGCTCTCCTTTGATTATCCGGTTCTGGTGAATCACCGGTATATCATGAGTCCCTCTCCCAACCCTAAATTTGACAACCCCAAGCTCCACCAATCCCCCGCTATTCACCTCTTTGGCGCGGGCCGGGAGAAGCGTATCTATGCCGTGCCCCCATATACAGATGTGGTCAGCCTGGATTTTGATGATTTTCCCTTTGAACTGGAAAAGTGGCAAAAAGCCTGCGCCATCTGCGGCGCCAGAACATCTTTTCTTGATGAAATCCTCACCGATGACGACGGCACACGAATGTTTGTCTGCTCTGATACCGAGTATTGCCAAAAGCGTAAGGAGGGCTCATGA
- a CDS encoding GNAT family N-acetyltransferase, translated as MAKSTYWADSYVDKRCSAQAALKHIRPGQRVFIGSSCAEPQHLVKELSNISARFTDLEIVRLLSIESGPLTLIANESHSQQFKIRSIYLGSCGPSVIKKNQRFITPANLYQIPHLFKSGLMPLNAALIQASPPDDFGWMSLGISVDINLSACETADIVICQINPQMPRVLGRSFIHVNDVDFIVEYEDPLLTIQPPPEQESAHTIAKHISRLIEDGSTLQTSLSLTTGAVMLALSDKNDIGIHSQYLSDAIMHLFSMGVITNKKKGFNDGKVVASSAVGSSLLYEFLDDNPSIEFYPSDYTNNPAIIGRHNKMVTLNTAMAIDLTGQVAADALPFNNYTGINGLLDFTRGAAMSEGGKSILMLTSTMDHEQKSRIVPRLADHAVVVPRGDIQFVATEYGVVNLFGKTLQERVMALVSIAHPDFRDELFAAAKEMGLISSDRKFKQAIKGVYPLKYEETIVIKDIPITFRPAKPTDERFIQEHYYTMNRGDIVSRFFHEKKSFAYDQIETTYEIDYINDLTIVATIGELGFEKIIAVGEYFRNTIINMAEVAYSVSKDYQGMGIAEILQKKLNQAAIDNGIKGLIAYTAPHNKGMIRLFHKQPYKITTDKSEDMLILTCLFNDPKENNDDDGGKSLGDAILSMG; from the coding sequence ATGGCAAAATCCACTTATTGGGCAGATTCCTACGTAGATAAACGTTGCAGTGCCCAGGCGGCCCTGAAACATATCCGGCCTGGTCAACGTGTATTTATCGGTTCATCCTGCGCTGAACCCCAGCATCTTGTCAAAGAATTATCAAATATCTCCGCAAGATTCACGGATCTTGAAATCGTGCGCCTGCTCAGCATTGAAAGTGGTCCACTTACGCTTATTGCTAATGAGTCCCATTCCCAGCAGTTCAAGATCAGATCCATTTATTTAGGATCCTGCGGCCCGAGTGTTATCAAAAAAAATCAAAGATTTATTACGCCTGCGAATCTTTACCAGATCCCGCACCTGTTCAAATCCGGGCTCATGCCGTTGAATGCCGCACTGATCCAGGCCTCCCCCCCCGACGACTTTGGGTGGATGAGTCTCGGCATTTCCGTGGACATCAATCTTTCGGCCTGCGAAACCGCTGATATTGTCATATGCCAGATCAACCCCCAAATGCCCCGGGTTTTGGGCAGAAGTTTCATCCATGTGAATGATGTTGATTTTATAGTAGAATATGAGGATCCGCTTTTAACCATCCAGCCGCCCCCCGAGCAAGAGTCGGCTCACACCATTGCCAAACATATTTCACGTCTCATTGAAGATGGTTCAACCCTCCAGACAAGTCTGAGTTTAACCACCGGGGCAGTGATGCTTGCGTTATCCGATAAAAATGATATCGGCATTCATTCACAATACCTGTCAGATGCAATCATGCACCTTTTCTCCATGGGCGTGATAACAAATAAGAAAAAAGGGTTTAATGACGGCAAGGTTGTGGCCAGCTCTGCCGTTGGCTCCTCCCTGCTCTATGAGTTTCTTGACGACAACCCTTCCATTGAATTTTACCCATCGGATTATACCAACAACCCGGCAATCATTGGTCGACACAATAAAATGGTCACGTTGAACACGGCCATGGCCATTGACCTTACCGGCCAGGTGGCTGCCGACGCCCTGCCGTTTAACAACTACACAGGGATTAACGGCCTGCTTGACTTCACCCGCGGAGCAGCCATGTCCGAAGGTGGAAAATCAATTCTGATGCTGACCTCTACCATGGATCACGAGCAAAAAAGCCGGATCGTGCCCCGGTTGGCAGATCACGCCGTGGTGGTACCCAGGGGAGATATCCAGTTTGTGGCAACAGAATATGGCGTGGTAAACCTTTTTGGCAAAACCCTTCAGGAACGGGTCATGGCCCTGGTATCCATTGCCCATCCGGATTTTCGGGATGAACTGTTTGCCGCAGCCAAAGAGATGGGATTAATCAGCAGTGACCGCAAATTCAAACAAGCCATTAAAGGCGTCTACCCGCTGAAGTATGAAGAAACCATTGTCATAAAAGATATTCCCATTACATTCAGGCCGGCAAAACCAACGGATGAACGCTTTATCCAGGAACACTACTACACCATGAATCGTGGAGATATTGTTTCCAGGTTCTTTCATGAGAAAAAAAGTTTTGCCTATGATCAAATTGAGACCACCTATGAAATTGATTATATCAATGACCTGACCATCGTGGCGACCATAGGCGAGCTGGGATTTGAAAAAATTATTGCCGTGGGCGAATACTTCAGAAACACAATCATTAACATGGCTGAAGTGGCGTATTCCGTATCAAAAGATTACCAGGGCATGGGAATTGCCGAAATCCTGCAGAAAAAACTAAATCAAGCGGCCATTGACAACGGTATCAAAGGGCTGATTGCTTATACCGCTCCACACAACAAAGGTATGATACGCCTGTTTCACAAGCAGCCCTATAAAATCACAACAGACAAAAGTGAAGACATGCTTATCTTAACCTGCCTATTCAATGACCCTAAAGAAAACAACGATGACGACGGCGGCAAATCTTTAGGAGACGCCATTCTGTCCATGGGCTAA
- the ribB gene encoding 3,4-dihydroxy-2-butanone-4-phosphate synthase: protein MNQNLLNQFGNSRQRLQAGLEALRRGSGVLVADDENRENEVDLIFGAHSLNVNQMAMLIRECSGIVCLCLPPAKVVSLNLFPMVKNNTSPYQTAFTVSIEAAKNVTTGVSAQDRLTTIQAAIAEDAAPEDLNRPGHIFPLQAKPGGVLERAGHTEATVDLMALAGLPPYGVLCELTNPDGTMTRLPKAAQFAADNEFTMLTVEDIIRYRRGAQTVKAS from the coding sequence ATGAATCAGAATCTTTTAAACCAATTTGGAAATTCCAGACAGCGCTTACAGGCCGGACTTGAAGCCCTTCGCCGGGGTTCCGGCGTTTTGGTAGCCGACGATGAAAACCGGGAAAATGAAGTGGACCTCATTTTCGGGGCACACAGCCTTAACGTGAACCAGATGGCCATGCTGATCAGGGAATGCAGCGGTATTGTCTGCCTGTGCCTGCCCCCGGCAAAAGTTGTAAGTCTAAACCTTTTCCCAATGGTAAAAAACAACACAAGTCCATACCAGACGGCCTTTACTGTCTCCATTGAAGCAGCCAAGAATGTAACCACAGGGGTGTCTGCCCAGGATCGTTTAACAACCATTCAGGCAGCTATCGCCGAAGATGCAGCACCGGAAGATCTAAATCGTCCCGGCCATATTTTTCCGTTACAGGCAAAACCCGGAGGCGTACTTGAGCGCGCAGGCCACACCGAGGCAACAGTTGATCTTATGGCACTGGCCGGTTTACCCCCATACGGGGTTTTGTGTGAACTTACAAATCCCGACGGCACCATGACCAGGCTCCCTAAAGCAGCACAATTTGCGGCAGATAACGAATTTACAATGCTTACGGTTGAAGATATCATTAGATACAGACGTGGGGCACAAACTGTTAAAGCATCATAA
- a CDS encoding MoxR family ATPase, protein MKSAKIKPALTSLLSIQQPVFIWGPPGIGKSQIVRQTAASLNLDLVDIRAVLLDPVDLRGLPRISRDGLSHWCAPAFLPTDGAGVLFLDELNAAPPLVQAACYQLVLDRKLGEYRLPDNWSVVAAGNREQDRAVSHRMPSALANRFVHIDFEVDADQWLEWAQEHDISRQVRAFIRFRPSLLHDFDPKRETRAFASPRSWEFVSKLLDAKPDPDMVYELVAGAVGKGAAAEFSGFIELWNQLPSPSDIISDPHGIPVPDNPAVLFALSEMMGAAMTLDNICLVMSWVQRLPPEFSVLLMREAVRKTPKIVETSAFSDWATMNAQILV, encoded by the coding sequence ATGAAATCAGCTAAAATTAAACCCGCCCTGACAAGTCTTTTATCCATCCAACAGCCGGTTTTTATATGGGGGCCGCCCGGTATTGGTAAAAGCCAGATTGTCAGGCAGACCGCGGCGTCCCTTAATCTGGATCTTGTTGACATCAGAGCGGTCCTTCTGGATCCGGTTGACCTTAGAGGACTTCCAAGAATTAGCCGGGATGGCCTGTCCCACTGGTGTGCGCCGGCATTTTTGCCCACTGATGGCGCAGGGGTTCTTTTTCTTGACGAGCTTAATGCTGCCCCACCCCTGGTTCAGGCGGCATGCTATCAATTGGTACTTGATCGCAAACTTGGTGAGTACCGGTTACCTGACAATTGGTCTGTTGTGGCCGCAGGCAATCGGGAACAGGATCGGGCGGTATCGCACCGAATGCCGTCGGCGCTGGCCAACCGTTTTGTGCATATTGATTTTGAAGTAGATGCGGATCAGTGGCTTGAATGGGCCCAAGAGCATGATATATCCCGGCAGGTACGTGCCTTTATACGATTTAGACCCTCGCTGCTGCATGATTTTGATCCTAAAAGAGAGACACGGGCTTTTGCGTCCCCACGATCCTGGGAATTTGTATCAAAACTTTTAGACGCAAAGCCGGATCCTGACATGGTTTATGAACTTGTTGCAGGGGCTGTGGGAAAAGGGGCCGCAGCTGAATTTTCAGGATTTATTGAGCTATGGAACCAGTTGCCTTCGCCTTCGGATATCATTTCTGATCCCCACGGCATACCTGTTCCGGATAACCCTGCCGTTCTTTTTGCCCTAAGTGAAATGATGGGTGCTGCCATGACCCTTGATAATATTTGTCTTGTCATGTCCTGGGTTCAACGCCTGCCCCCTGAATTTTCCGTGCTTTTAATGCGTGAAGCAGTGCGTAAAACGCCTAAAATCGTTGAAACATCGGCTTTTTCTGATTGGGCAACCATGAATGCACAAATATTGGTATGA
- a CDS encoding alpha/beta hydrolase — translation MKIIETNFTVDGFSLKGTLHLPLSHMPPLVVGSHGLEGSRNSAKQMLLAKVLPENNIAFFRFDHRGCGESQGSFIDDTSIEKRARDFYAAVRHVLDMEVTSTRLALFGSSMGGATCIKAWQDLEQAGYGIQGAVLCASPVNTRTIKRIPLAGNEKRPALSLDFFKDNLLYDLCDQAKALHHVMIFHGRADEVVPVENAHMLYAAMQPPKEMILHDGGDHQMTNRAHQQEFEQKMMAWYKSVFNL, via the coding sequence ATGAAAATAATAGAAACCAATTTTACAGTGGACGGATTCTCCTTAAAAGGCACCCTTCATCTCCCCTTATCCCACATGCCGCCGTTAGTTGTGGGCTCCCACGGTCTTGAAGGCAGCCGCAACTCTGCAAAACAGATGCTGTTAGCAAAGGTTCTGCCCGAAAATAACATTGCATTTTTCCGTTTTGATCACAGGGGATGCGGAGAGAGCCAAGGCAGTTTTATCGATGACACCAGCATTGAAAAACGTGCCAGAGATTTTTATGCGGCAGTCAGACATGTGCTTGACATGGAGGTTACATCAACCCGGCTCGCCCTGTTTGGGTCCAGTATGGGCGGTGCCACCTGCATCAAAGCCTGGCAGGATCTTGAACAAGCCGGATACGGGATTCAGGGTGCTGTTTTGTGTGCATCCCCCGTAAACACCCGGACCATAAAACGGATCCCCCTGGCAGGCAATGAGAAGCGCCCTGCCCTTTCCCTGGATTTTTTCAAGGACAACCTTTTGTACGATCTTTGTGACCAGGCGAAGGCGTTGCACCATGTCATGATTTTCCATGGCCGTGCCGATGAGGTGGTCCCGGTAGAAAATGCCCACATGCTTTATGCGGCCATGCAACCACCCAAAGAGATGATCCTGCATGACGGCGGTGATCACCAGATGACAAATCGGGCACACCAGCAGGAGTTTGAACAAAAAATGATGGCATGGTATAAATCCGTATTTAATCTATAG
- the phnH gene encoding phosphonate C-P lyase system protein PhnH: MKSGFASQTFDSQKVFRTILGAMASPGQIMTLDIDMDFQEPVHHASGAILLTLMDFETPFWTDLENQNAAVQWLRFHTGAPYIHSAAHAGFALVTDYDTFDTPEQFNPGTIESPDQSTTLIVHTRGLDDRGRIRLTGPGIKKERFINLKGIKENFFTKRKNIVQAYPLGIDMIFVCDRQFTAIPRTTALEVL; this comes from the coding sequence ATGAAATCAGGCTTTGCCTCCCAGACCTTTGACAGCCAAAAGGTATTTCGGACGATTCTTGGCGCCATGGCCTCGCCTGGACAGATTATGACACTGGATATAGATATGGATTTTCAGGAGCCGGTTCATCATGCCTCAGGCGCCATCCTGCTGACCCTCATGGATTTCGAAACCCCGTTCTGGACAGATCTTGAAAACCAAAATGCCGCCGTGCAGTGGCTTAGATTTCACACCGGCGCACCGTATATTCATAGCGCCGCCCATGCCGGATTTGCTCTGGTGACGGATTACGATACTTTCGACACCCCGGAGCAGTTCAATCCAGGCACCATAGAGTCTCCGGACCAGTCAACGACCCTGATTGTCCACACCCGGGGCTTAGACGACCGGGGAAGAATCCGGTTGACCGGCCCCGGCATCAAGAAAGAGCGCTTCATCAATCTTAAAGGCATCAAAGAAAATTTTTTTACCAAACGCAAAAATATCGTGCAGGCCTACCCATTGGGGATCGACATGATCTTTGTCTGCGACCGTCAGTTCACGGCCATTCCCAGAACAACTGCCCTGGAGGTGCTCTGA
- the phnG gene encoding phosphonate C-P lyase system protein PhnG yields MTFESNEITGNSDIKEQRKEWIGLLGSADPHWLEQQKESLGLDLTADVMVQPETGMIMMQARQDGAGPRFNLGEVTVSRCILKLDGVMGYAMVMGCNLQHAKLAALFDAMFQMPNTGDSLRKNLVPELRRMKKERRDKEAWDVRSSKVEFFTMKRGE; encoded by the coding sequence ATGACATTTGAAAGCAATGAAATCACCGGCAACAGCGACATCAAAGAACAGCGCAAGGAATGGATCGGCCTTTTGGGATCAGCTGATCCCCATTGGCTTGAGCAGCAGAAAGAAAGTCTGGGGCTGGATCTCACAGCGGATGTTATGGTCCAGCCGGAAACCGGAATGATTATGATGCAGGCCCGCCAGGATGGGGCAGGTCCCAGGTTCAATTTGGGGGAAGTGACCGTATCCCGATGTATTCTCAAGCTGGATGGGGTCATGGGCTATGCCATGGTTATGGGATGCAACCTTCAGCACGCCAAGCTGGCTGCCCTGTTTGACGCCATGTTCCAGATGCCCAACACCGGAGATAGCCTCAGGAAAAATCTGGTTCCGGAACTTCGCCGGATGAAGAAAGAGCGCCGGGACAAAGAGGCCTGGGATGTCCGGTCGTCAAAAGTGGAATTTTTCACCATGAAGCGGGGAGAATAA
- a CDS encoding carbon-phosphorus lyase complex subunit PhnI, translating into MYVAVKGGENAVKHSRRLVAKARRGDQSLSQIQVEQIMNQMALAVDRVMAEGSLYDPLAAATAIRQAQGDLVEAVFLVRAFRTTLPRFGNSKPAATDKMRLFRRISGIFKDIPGGQILGPTYDYTHRLIEFEGQENQTEQSPSEPNHPEIDPIDEKFIPWVQNLLVKQDLIPEIQEELIGAPVPDLTRQPLKLPAGREVRLQNMARGDEGFLLASAYSLQRGFGLDRHPFLGELRVGWTTLVYTPPELGFEIEIGEVKLTECFMVNRTNGGENTKAGLENGYGIIFGQNERKAMSVALLDRSLTKAGKGEDRIEYPAQDQEFILAHSDNVESSGFVQHLKLPHYVDFQSELVFIRNQNKGKRSQTKGKTASRV; encoded by the coding sequence ATGTATGTGGCGGTCAAAGGCGGAGAGAACGCGGTCAAACACAGCAGGCGTTTGGTGGCCAAGGCCAGACGAGGAGATCAATCTCTGAGTCAGATCCAGGTGGAACAGATTATGAACCAGATGGCCCTGGCTGTAGACCGGGTCATGGCCGAAGGGTCGCTTTACGATCCACTGGCAGCCGCGACGGCCATTCGCCAGGCCCAAGGAGACCTGGTAGAGGCGGTGTTTCTGGTCAGAGCTTTTAGAACCACTCTGCCCAGGTTCGGCAATTCAAAACCTGCCGCCACCGACAAGATGCGGCTTTTCAGGCGGATTTCAGGCATCTTCAAGGACATTCCTGGCGGACAGATCCTGGGCCCCACCTACGATTATACCCACCGGCTCATTGAGTTTGAGGGGCAGGAGAATCAAACGGAACAGTCGCCCTCCGAGCCCAATCATCCAGAAATTGATCCTATTGATGAAAAATTCATCCCCTGGGTTCAAAACCTGCTGGTGAAACAAGACCTGATACCCGAAATCCAAGAGGAATTAATCGGAGCGCCCGTACCGGATCTGACCCGTCAGCCGTTAAAACTGCCGGCCGGGCGGGAGGTCAGGCTCCAGAACATGGCCCGGGGGGATGAGGGGTTCCTGCTGGCCTCGGCCTATTCACTACAGCGGGGATTCGGCCTGGACCGGCACCCGTTTCTGGGAGAATTAAGGGTCGGCTGGACCACGCTGGTCTACACCCCGCCGGAGCTGGGTTTTGAAATTGAAATCGGTGAAGTCAAACTCACCGAATGCTTTATGGTCAACCGGACCAACGGCGGTGAAAACACAAAAGCCGGGCTGGAAAACGGTTACGGCATTATCTTCGGCCAAAACGAACGCAAGGCCATGTCCGTGGCCCTGCTGGACCGGTCCCTGACAAAGGCCGGCAAAGGAGAAGACCGGATAGAGTATCCGGCCCAGGATCAGGAATTTATCCTTGCCCACAGCGACAATGTTGAATCATCAGGGTTTGTACAGCACCTGAAACTGCCCCACTATGTGGATTTCCAGTCCGAGTTGGTCTTTATCCGGAACCAAAACAAGGGCAAAAGATCCCAAACAAAAGGAAAGACTGCTTCTCGTGTATAA
- a CDS encoding VWA-like domain-containing protein: MTVIKEDKRAKNRLLKARADMVLNHPFFASLAMRLTLKEDRTCRTAWTDGKTFGYNPDYINILPREKLVGLSAHTVMHPACNHHLRKKDKNPKTWNKACDYVINPIILEAGLVLPDGFLWDEAYIGKTAEQVYARLIEGQGEEESTDEENNYPDPSSQKKSRDEEQKDEEKHSSVTDDSEKGVEEKTDSDDNADPGGSGEVRDGTTPKNKTFSEQSDPDTDWDQALIQATANARNMGKLPKGVEILVKERFSPTLPWSTLLSRFIQQSARHDYTWTRPNRRYIHQDLYFPSLVSDQLPQLVVAVDTSGSIKPCEIERFGAELKAILSMNPSLIHLVYADMAVTGYEVIGVGDFNLSFNPKGGGGTDFTVVFDFIEKQGIHPFCLLFFSDMECMRFPSFTPAYPVLWIRIGHGGFTPPFGEIIDMLLDDRDLEKVI; the protein is encoded by the coding sequence ATGACAGTGATAAAGGAAGACAAACGGGCAAAAAATCGCTTGCTTAAAGCAAGAGCCGACATGGTGTTGAACCATCCGTTTTTTGCATCCCTTGCCATGCGCCTGACACTCAAAGAGGACCGGACCTGCAGAACGGCTTGGACTGACGGAAAAACGTTTGGCTATAATCCGGACTACATTAATATTCTTCCCAGGGAAAAACTTGTGGGATTGTCCGCTCATACGGTGATGCATCCTGCCTGCAATCACCATCTGCGCAAAAAAGATAAAAATCCAAAGACCTGGAACAAAGCCTGTGATTATGTCATTAACCCTATCATATTGGAGGCTGGGTTGGTTCTGCCTGATGGTTTTCTTTGGGATGAGGCATATATCGGAAAGACGGCAGAGCAGGTCTACGCTCGGTTGATTGAAGGGCAGGGAGAAGAAGAATCTACGGACGAGGAAAACAATTATCCTGATCCTTCGTCACAAAAAAAGAGCCGGGATGAAGAACAAAAAGATGAGGAAAAACACAGTTCAGTTACAGATGATAGCGAAAAAGGCGTTGAAGAAAAAACTGACTCGGACGATAACGCCGATCCTGGTGGGAGCGGTGAAGTCAGGGATGGCACCACTCCGAAAAATAAGACATTTTCAGAACAAAGCGATCCGGATACGGACTGGGATCAGGCTTTAATCCAGGCAACCGCCAATGCCAGAAACATGGGAAAGCTTCCAAAGGGGGTAGAGATCCTGGTCAAAGAACGCTTCAGCCCAACGCTTCCCTGGTCCACCCTGCTCTCCCGGTTTATCCAGCAGTCTGCCCGACATGATTATACCTGGACAAGGCCCAATCGAAGATATATTCACCAGGACCTTTATTTCCCCAGTCTTGTGTCGGACCAGCTACCACAGCTTGTCGTTGCCGTAGATACTTCGGGCAGCATAAAACCGTGTGAGATTGAACGGTTCGGTGCAGAACTTAAGGCCATCTTATCCATGAATCCAAGCCTCATACACCTTGTCTACGCAGATATGGCTGTTACGGGATATGAAGTGATTGGCGTGGGAGATTTTAATCTGTCCTTCAACCCCAAAGGCGGTGGTGGGACAGATTTTACAGTTGTATTCGATTTCATTGAAAAACAGGGCATACATCCGTTCTGTCTGCTGTTTTTTTCAGATATGGAATGCATGCGTTTTCCCTCTTTTACACCCGCTTATCCGGTGCTTTGGATAAGAATCGGGCATGGCGGGTTTACGCCGCCATTCGGAGAAATCATAGATATGTTGCTTGATGATAGAGACTTGGAAAAAGTAATATGA